The following proteins come from a genomic window of Pseudomonas sp. WJP1:
- a CDS encoding curlin has product MKTSTAALLCLLLLCSSAVLRADDLMENDDLAPGADLGELPPPVGQQALIDQNGQANVALLQQNGQSLLGQIVQSGSNQEAYILQQGSDLMALINQQGSGNAASITQTGSHNRAQISQNGNNNDASIVQAGTGQQSAVTQAGNGMSVSVTQYR; this is encoded by the coding sequence CCTGCTCTGCCTGCTCCTGCTTTGCAGCAGCGCGGTCCTGCGCGCCGACGACTTGATGGAAAACGACGACCTGGCGCCCGGCGCCGATCTCGGCGAGCTGCCACCCCCGGTGGGCCAGCAAGCCCTGATCGACCAGAACGGCCAGGCCAACGTCGCGCTGTTGCAACAGAACGGCCAGTCGCTGCTCGGCCAGATCGTGCAGTCGGGCAGCAATCAGGAAGCATACATCCTGCAACAAGGCAGCGACCTGATGGCCTTGATCAACCAGCAAGGTTCCGGCAACGCCGCGTCCATCACCCAAACCGGCAGCCACAACCGCGCGCAGATATCCCAGAACGGCAACAACAACGACGCCAGCATTGTCCAGGCCGGCACGGGGCAGCAAAGCGCTGTGACCCAAGCAGGAAATGGAATGAGCGTATCGGTCACTCAATATCGCTAA